A genomic window from Candidatus Pelagisphaera phototrophica includes:
- a CDS encoding MFS transporter: protein MSKQSEQPKNGQKSLSLGVIFLTIFLDLVGFSIIFPLFPSILEYYGQSGLLNSLTLFLDEFSAATGAGDRFTPVLFGGILGSLYAFLQFFFAPIWGSLSDKKGRRAILLITTLGVFASYILWGFAGSFLTLVIARFVGGCMSGNISVATAAVADITTKENRSKGMGIVGAAFGLGFILGPALGGFLSQFNLLESHPEWARYGINPFSVVAFVAAGLALLNFLWVKARFKESLSDENRESSESRNPIARLTDKLPPAIGKTNLAYFVFMFAFAGMEFTLTFLGADRFGFSATQNAWMMVFVGFVLVLVQGGIVRRLAPKLGEKRVATTGLLLVAIGLVFLGIASSVSVLYVGLAFLAFGVGLASPTLTSLVSLFAGESEQGRALGTFRAIGSLARAIGPLLASFVFWWFGSLQLYLVGAIITVGAALLCSRLPKPVKD from the coding sequence TTGAGCAAACAATCAGAACAACCCAAAAACGGTCAGAAATCGCTATCGCTGGGCGTCATATTCTTAACCATTTTCTTAGACCTCGTTGGGTTTAGTATCATCTTTCCCCTTTTTCCGTCTATTCTCGAGTACTATGGGCAAAGCGGACTGCTCAACAGCCTCACACTATTTCTGGACGAATTTTCTGCCGCCACCGGAGCCGGAGACCGCTTTACCCCGGTTTTATTCGGAGGAATACTGGGTTCGCTCTATGCCTTTCTACAATTTTTCTTTGCCCCGATTTGGGGCAGCCTTTCTGACAAGAAAGGCCGCCGCGCTATACTCCTCATTACCACTCTGGGGGTTTTCGCCAGCTATATTCTATGGGGGTTTGCGGGTAGCTTTCTAACATTGGTTATAGCCCGTTTTGTCGGGGGCTGCATGAGCGGCAACATCTCGGTCGCCACAGCGGCGGTCGCTGACATCACCACCAAAGAAAACCGATCCAAAGGAATGGGGATCGTAGGAGCCGCTTTCGGACTCGGGTTCATTCTGGGACCCGCTTTGGGAGGCTTCTTAAGCCAGTTCAATTTGCTCGAGTCCCATCCGGAATGGGCAAGATACGGAATCAACCCTTTCTCCGTCGTCGCTTTTGTGGCAGCGGGGCTTGCGTTGCTAAATTTCCTTTGGGTGAAGGCTCGATTTAAGGAATCCCTTTCAGACGAAAATCGAGAGAGTTCGGAATCCCGCAACCCGATCGCCCGCCTCACCGATAAGCTGCCTCCCGCTATCGGGAAAACCAATCTGGCCTACTTCGTCTTCATGTTCGCTTTCGCCGGAATGGAATTCACCCTGACCTTCCTCGGGGCGGATCGTTTTGGATTTAGTGCCACGCAAAACGCCTGGATGATGGTTTTCGTAGGCTTCGTTCTAGTTCTGGTCCAAGGTGGCATCGTGCGACGACTTGCTCCCAAACTGGGGGAAAAACGCGTCGCGACCACTGGCCTTCTACTGGTTGCGATCGGGCTCGTCTTTCTAGGGATCGCTTCGAGCGTTTCTGTTTTATATGTCGGACTTGCGTTTCTCGCGTTCGGTGTCGGCCTCGCCAGCCCAACGCTCACATCGCTCGTGTCTCTTTTCGCCGGCGAATCCGAGCAAGGGCGCGCCTTGGGGACCTTTCGGGCAATAGGATCCCTCGCTCGGGCGATTGGACCGCTACTCGCCAGCTTCGTTTTCTGGTGGTTCGGCTCACTCCAGCTCTACCTGGTGGGGGCCATAATCACCGTCGGCGCAGCTTTGCTTTGCAGTCGCCTGCCCAAGCCTGTTAAGGACTAG
- a CDS encoding RsmB/NOP family class I SAM-dependent RNA methyltransferase, producing MNDSSWSCAVELTSRFLNKPARLSHLLERLPAKMDSGSRRRCQFLLFGVVRNWSFLESNLDAFLRKRPRIGMWAALLVASYELMANSGKSAQIVDHAVGRIGKKFSKSEKALANAVLRKVAQGIAESKETVPSDCFSMAIQYSHPAWLIDRWIKQFGFENASGLARWNQEEPDIYFLPLEGAKAAAIGQSTDWDPYRKGSDTNWSELAEALQAGSIYIQNPGARLAPNLIVKHFHDGRILDLCAAPGGKSFYLEKILEESIREIVCVDLPGPRFERLLTNVKRFGSGRLRSLAADLFELDEKEQGRFEAVLLDAPCSNSGVLQKKPDAKWRLSTERISDLIALQFRMLTKASELVGENGLLVYSTCSVDVEENEGVVNSFLESEMGRRFSLVERVASQPWIAGHDGAGAALLRRQG from the coding sequence ATGAACGACTCATCTTGGAGCTGTGCGGTCGAATTGACCAGCAGATTTCTCAATAAACCCGCACGGTTGTCTCATTTGCTTGAGCGATTGCCAGCCAAGATGGACTCGGGCAGTCGACGGCGTTGTCAGTTCCTTTTGTTCGGCGTAGTCCGAAATTGGTCCTTTCTGGAGTCAAATCTAGATGCTTTCCTGAGGAAACGCCCTCGAATAGGAATGTGGGCCGCGCTTTTGGTTGCCAGCTATGAACTTATGGCCAACTCGGGAAAGTCAGCCCAGATCGTCGACCATGCGGTGGGCAGGATCGGCAAGAAATTCAGCAAATCCGAAAAGGCGCTCGCTAACGCGGTCCTGAGAAAAGTGGCCCAAGGGATTGCAGAATCGAAAGAAACGGTTCCATCCGATTGCTTCTCGATGGCGATTCAGTATAGCCACCCGGCTTGGCTAATCGACCGCTGGATCAAGCAATTCGGCTTCGAGAATGCGTCCGGTCTAGCGCGTTGGAATCAAGAAGAGCCCGATATATACTTTCTTCCTTTAGAGGGTGCCAAGGCTGCTGCGATTGGTCAGTCAACCGATTGGGATCCCTATCGAAAGGGCTCTGATACGAATTGGAGCGAGTTGGCAGAAGCCCTCCAGGCAGGATCTATCTATATTCAGAACCCCGGAGCTAGACTGGCGCCCAACTTGATCGTGAAGCACTTTCACGATGGCCGCATTCTTGATCTGTGCGCGGCTCCTGGCGGCAAGAGCTTCTACCTTGAGAAGATATTAGAGGAGTCGATTCGGGAAATCGTTTGCGTTGATCTTCCCGGACCCCGTTTCGAGCGACTCCTTACCAACGTAAAACGGTTTGGATCTGGAAGGCTTAGGAGTTTGGCGGCCGACCTCTTTGAATTGGACGAGAAAGAGCAGGGGCGGTTCGAGGCCGTTTTACTGGATGCCCCATGCAGTAATTCTGGTGTTCTGCAAAAGAAGCCGGATGCGAAATGGCGCCTTTCGACCGAGAGGATTTCCGATCTGATAGCCTTGCAGTTTAGAATGTTGACCAAGGCTTCCGAACTGGTGGGTGAGAATGGACTGCTGGTCTATAGTACCTGCAGTGTTGATGTCGAAGAGAACGAAGGGGTCGTTAATAGTTTCCTCGAGTCGGAAATGGGTCGGAGATTCAGTTTGGTCGAGCGGGTCGCGAGCCAACCCTGGATTGCGGGGCACGATGGAGCGGGTGCCGCGCTTCTGCGCCGGCAGGGCTAG